In Lolium rigidum isolate FL_2022 chromosome 7, APGP_CSIRO_Lrig_0.1, whole genome shotgun sequence, the DNA window tgttagaggagatggagtctttcacgggcttgcagggaaaaattttccgaggagcagcttccgaagatgccgtagggcgtgtgcaccaacgacatcttctagAAGCTGTGCCacaggagatttcccaaccctttccccaagactgttagaggagatggagtctttcacgggcttgcagggaaaattttccgaggagcagcttccgaagatgccgtagggcgtgtgcaccaatgacatcttcgagaagctgcgccacgggagatttcccaaccctttccttcatccatgggaacgaaactctgcttggcttgttgatctgcttggcaaggcgtatcgatgctccttttataggcacggtaccgcttctactttgtcttgttccttcgatagggcgtcgtgcgctacatgctttatctcatcgagcagtgcgtccacccacgcgtccttatcctgccgacagctttagtcccggttgcacccaccaaccgtgactaaaggttaccgacacatccttatcctgccgacagctttagtcccggttgcacccaccagccgtgacaaaaggttacccgcacgtcagccccccagataaggccctcctagataagcctcccccagttaAGGCCCCctatcttttgtcccggtttgagcctccacccaggatgaaagtttcccgcgcCACTGCGTTCCTGCCTATTTTCTTACACGTTCCTgcctccgtcttcccgccattttttcactatatatatgtaggcttggcctccatttacatatcacatctagactcatatctgcaaacctcatcactctctcccatggcttccatcgtatgtctaacaccccgggaggcggaggcgctttgcgcctcgaactacccctgcccgccaggctaccgcgtcccgaccggctggttgctcagcgtcggaggcgtaccggtccctcctatacctctaggtgtgccacgcgagatggccatcatgaaccactactatttcgagctcacgcctgagcagcggaggaatccccagtggcatctcgactacagcccgacttgggacaacttcttcatcaatcggcatgagagggcggttgccaggtacgaggaggatgGCCCGCCTCCTtcaaacttcaacgaggccggccgtcggctgtggtggcgcggccggactctccagagcgtcatggcctaccgtggcccccgcctgcgctaccctcaatctcaGCCCacccgtgctcacccgccgaggttcgacaaccgcgaccccgatgctagcgacgatgacgtcggcgactatgatgactacagtggcgactattatagggctacgcacgactatgactgaatggctccaacattcgaatctggccatatatcttaattttcagttgagctctgtactttaattccagttcaatcgtaatgaAATTTCGtaacaaccactttattgaacaaaaacaaccgacaacgactttataaactaaatctaAACTaaaagaaccgacaacgactttattgaaattacaataaaatagataaatgactagtctagtctctactcgtcgtcggaggttgtctccgtccaaatgtcatcccaccgagggtcgttttcggtccaagttgtattcgagttctcgagctcgaactcggcgacggccagacggtggcgcctgttggacctgcgttgtgccctgagGTCAGTGAAGAAcgtgtcggtgttgtcgacgtcgttggggaactgtgccctccactggcgcatcaactgctcgtcgtgctcggcgatggcgatcctgcgctgcacttggcggtgccggcgacggtcctcgtcatcgacgaggcacggcgctggcgcgaggaactccgcctcctctagcgattcaacatccgggaagttcatgtcgcgacgtggccgccgaaagcgccacgccgccgcgtcgtaagcgcgcgccgccagctccggcgtgttgtacgtgccgagggtgaggcggaagccaccggcgcgtatctcggcgtagaacctacctctcggacgcactcgaacgccacggaaaccggacgaccctcgacgacgtggaggcatcccggagatgaatgagcggaggcggtggcgacgtgtggttgcgcccgcacgcgtcgctctatatagcgcacgcggggcatggcacgtgtaagccacggctacacacgtcgcacgccggcagcgacggggcgaggcacgtggaagcggcggcgacacgtggcacggtgaaacatacacgactatcaatgtttgatatgatgcgagatgcaaagagTTATATGgatttcatattcatgttcattggatttttctgatcaattttcatatataaaacttttctatttgagttaccatttaaaagttattgaaataatagtttttattaagttaaaatagatAAATAAGTGTTTATTtataaaacaaaaagaaaaaaacggCTCTAGGGGCTGATCCGTGTACAACGGCTCCATGccattggattcaaacggccggagccgttggatgcagaCGGCGCGGATCAGcccccacccccttttgtcgcgggtggaggCACGGCACGCGATAAACCCCCCCCCCgtttatcgcgggtggtggcacgacccgcgataaaaggggggtcTTATGTCGCGGGCCGTGCCTCCactcgcgacaaaagggggtaggTATAAAACCTTACCGTCGCGGGCGGAGATAGCACCCGCGACACCTCGGAGGCCAACCCTGGAAAAaatagcgccgccaggctgccggattttcccgccgtcgccgccatcgccgcctcgagctcctccgacGCCATCCCCGCCATCTctgcgcctccggccgccgcccccgccaacCTTCCGCGCCCGTGTCGGCTAGCTCTCTGCCGCCCCGTCTGCCGTGCCGCCCCCGCCACCGCCCTGTGACGtgtcgcccccgccgccgcgccgccgcgccccctccgCCCATCTGCGCGCAGGTAGCAACCGCCGGCGCCCCGGCCCGGCCCtcttttttaaatttttctgtattagttagttagttagttagttagttaattagttagttcaattttttgtaagtattttagtatatatatatagataattagttagtttaaattttgttgtaaaaattttgtagttagataattagttagttcaaattttgtTGTAAGTATTTTATTGTAAGTATTTTGTAGTTAGTTTATGTTTTAATTTAAGGTTTAGAgtttaagtttttttttgtatataatttagttaattagtttaagttttagtttagtaaacacccgccgacacccctctcgcaaacacgcgaccCCTCCCCCCTCGCGAAaacccgtcgccgacaccctctccctctcgaaaACAACCGACGCCGACCCCCTCCCCCCTCGCAAAAACTCGTCGCCGATACCCTcctcctctcgcaaacacgcgtcgccgacaccctctccctctcgcaaacacgcgtcgccgacaccctctccctctcgcaaacacgcgtcgccggcaccctctccctctcgtaaATAACCGACGCCGATACCCTCTCCATCTCGCAAACAGCCGACGCCGACCCCCTCCCCCTTGCAAAAACCCGTCACCGACACCCTcctcctctcgcaaacacgcgtcgccgacaccctctccctgtcgcaaacacgtgtcgccgacaccctctccctcttgtAAACAACCGACACCGATACCCTCTCCCTCTCACAAACAACCGACGCCGACCCCCTCCCCCCTCGCAAAAactcgtcgccgacaccctcctcctctcgcaaacacgcgtcgccgacaccctctccctctcgcaaacacgtgagcATTGTCGAGATCCTCTACCTGACGCGCCCTCTTCTCCCTGCTCCACCCCGCCTTCCCCTCCTTGAGCCTACCCCATctgtggttagggttagggtttggttagcgtttgattagggttagggtttggttagggctagagcatgtacttatcgatttaattttttgcagaaacaatggatccattcgaaatccATCGGGACTTGGAACATGAAGACCTTTTCGgatacataatccgcgatggtccagaagctgaccgagaagaccgcgactccggtgatggagaagcccgcggctccggtgatggagaagccgacggctccggtcatgacgaggtatacgatcagtagaggcattaatggaattctatatgtacatatgtatataaattaattaatttgtattctcttaggcctccaaagataagttggagaaacgaggcccggcaaagaagttgaccaaaaaagaccacttcacaattgaagctatatcaccggaagtccAACCGGTGGCACCCAATGTTGTCAGAACGAtatttaaaaatcagtgcggagttctggttagggattgtctcccgatcactattagagaatggaacaagaccaagaatgtgtctgaaagtcaggttgccgataggtacaaagacacactttttgacgacctcatggcacatttcactttgccagatttggatcggagtctgagatggataagcagagggcgctagtaaagaaatgggctcttaagaagatgggggaacttttccgggcgtataagaaccggttatgggcaacttataaggccgagaagaagcctccagtattcgaAAAATATCTAGcaaagcaggagcataactgggaagaatttgtcaagtacaaagaatcagaggaggctgtgaaactgtcaaagaaaaacaagaagaatgcaagcgaaaagaagtatcaccatcatacggggcgaggggactacgaagtagccatgcctaagtggtctgcacaagaggctgagatggagcggaatgggatcactccagaacccatccGAGAAGGATGGGACTTTAGGGCCcgaaattggttccttgggcatggctgtgagtataacATGAAGACAGAGaaccttgttgaaagtgacagcaaggttatacccagggaaaaatggattcAAGTGACGGCAGATATTAAGGCAGGAAAACTAAAGTttcctcccgatagagagaaagacttgctgacgcttgtcctcggtaatcctgagaagggaggacgaacaagaggcttcggccctagtgttccgtggtcgcttgggtttccggacgacgcggagacttatagaagccgagcgagagcaaaaaAACTCGAGCTGGAGGTGcaaaatgaccggatggccgagttccaacgccaacttcaccagcagcagcgggagattcagcagcagctgcgggagataaatgaactaaaaggacagcgccagccagataataccgccggcatatctcagcggcgagacagcagcgtggccgactcggaggcgccGCCTTTAaagatgatagatggcggtcctggcgacaccgtggatggaatcaaggagcaaacaccttgtgatctccatgacgtGTTCAAGAAGTTatatgttaaggtggcggtcggctatgtcttacctgtaTTTGgagctgaaggtgagccggcaacatggcatggcaatgagattccagctgtctatgctcgtgtcggggtggattcagttgtacagtcgtgggagacattgcagctcgaaatccctggaggtgatgggggggggttacactcggagaggtgctgggagaaaacattctctgggaaaagaacaacatcaggctgccaggctgggtagcccctagtaccagtcgtcccaggtcaccatcacctcctccaggtgatcgcagaccaccatcacctcctcctactggtcacatgtcgccaccatcaccccatgggtacgacgtcgaccatgacatccgtagtccatctccatctccagcgccgccgcctccgcccactaagactcggaatgcacccagccggaagcgtttcaagagtcctgtccgcaagatgtcgcccctcccaaaagtaccaaaggttcctccccccatccttacgatcgtacaatcgaggaaaatgaggccattgttgcGAAACACACGTATGAtcattttcataagccaaaacctccagcgccagagccatacaccaaGAAGCAAAAGCATATATGCTCTTTCTTTTCTGAAcaaaccatcgcaatatgacttacacgagaagaaggatgactatacacgctaccttgcgagggtaattgatgacaaggctaaggagaagaaggatgacaaggctaaggagaaggatagtgctagcacgagcaaatcattagctagaagtgtagccgggaagaagtcaagttcaacaagtgcacccctcaagaccaagcaaacgacaaaaggcaaaaaaagaaaggaagttccccagctcggacaacagtccaaacaatcgatcccaacaCTCAAAGTGTTTGATGTTCCCAAGCTATACCTGGAACATGGTGAAGgtttcaatatggaagaagctgcgacACTAGCGGCTTCGATGTGttgtaccgtggaggaattgctgagtgccgcagatgctgcactacccatcgctgaaatagctcctaaatttgtctgcggggccgacttggtcagcagagagcggctgcttaaactgccaacgcatatgcggaatttgcatcagtggtaccttgatgcgtgcaaggagaacataacttACATCGTGGCGAAGACCCCatttgaatattactaccgaaaggaagagatccatattgagatgaatgaactctggcagttattcaattttgaagccctcgacaaatctctcatgagctgctattgcttgtaagatgttaactacatataagttcattttcattcagttcatgttcgttttcattgcatatactcattatatcttgtgTGTTCTCTTATGTAGACTGAAGataagtgaatgcaaaagtaataatattatcaatattgggtttgttgacccagataaagtacatgttcaaacggtaaagcataaagacgaagaaacggggggaaacctactaaggtttttgggggagcaacatttctgtgattcaatattgtttccttacaactacgagtgagagtcttaatgatcttttatgcacattcaatttttcttactcgatgttaagtgtaattcctgacgtatatacataaacatgtgcagcttccactggattctactagacattcaagttgataagggaatagttgaagtaagggacccaatgagtagaggcctggacgggttccgcgacttgcagaagttgctccaagtgtaatttccttcatcgccgcgctatatctttcgtgagatatcaattaattatccactcattcaatcattcttttgcctggcagggcttggataGCTTTCAGGAAACATACTGAGGGTACCTGGGCAGAGAGGCTAACATTTACTCAtgtaccgtgcgcccagcagccacaagggacgaatatatgtggatactacgtttgcgagtccattcgcatgttaaccactgagaagcagaacaataataaattcaacgtaagcaataacattcccaactttatttattatcgtcaatatttctttatcaagattgatatagtcatactcatctcattttcctatattggtcgagttcatgcgggacacactccaaccaaaggaacacctactaggaattgcggaggaagtgacgggacttttggttagagaagtaatagacaacaatggcttgtttagtccaaataggcgctctccctctccctccaaatagacggtctttagtcccggtagtcgtgagctccatgtatatatgtaaggggaatctacgaatatgcaCTACGGGAAAATATGTCTTTGCCGTgtaactatttgcacggcaaagggccctatttgcacggcaaagcctttgccgtgcggggacacacggcaaaggccgcacggcaatgccatcgacggcaaaggcttctttgccgtgtgactcgccaacgttgcacggcaaaggctttgccgtgcgacgcTGCACGGCAAAGgtagcttctttgccgtgtgccaaacatgttttatctaaaaaaacaccCAAATTGACTGGTCTGGGAATCGAACCTAGGACACGGAGTAGGAAAAGCATGTGACCTTGCCACCGGGCTAAGTGTTCGTTCGTTGAAAACTATACCACGCCACACCTTTTAAGATGAGAAGAAATGCAGTTTTCGCTTCTTTgtcgtgcgcttacactaggcaaagccttctttgccgtgcgtttgttaaaaacactaggcaaaggatgctttgccgtgcgccaacgttgcacggcaaTGCCTAACGCCTTTGCCGTGTAtcgaatctttgccgtgcggcgtgttGGGCCATTGCCGTGcatatttctttgccgtgcggcctcttctatcgttgccgtgaatcgtatctttgccgtgcgctcgtgtctatctttcccgtggacaagatctttgccgtgcgtttttatctgtgcgcacggcaaagaaatctttgccgtgcggggacacacggcaaagaaatgctgcACTGCGACgcctatttttcccgtagtgatgtaaggggaatcgacttttgcttccaatatttgtttgatcgatctatatataatgaatgaacgtgtacaacttctagtattgtaaatatatgcaacttttattttcgaatgaaaaaatgaaataaaaggggggcggtggcggggggggctgcacccctcaaaccctaaagcagcagcgttctgCGCGCGCCACGTTGAGGACCATTTGTCGtgagtggtaataccgcccgcgacaaaaggggttgtcccctgcgcgccccgcgcctgccacgtggtggactatatgtcgcgggtggtaagcgacccgcgacaaaaggtggaccttttatTGCGCCTTCGTTGTCGCGGATGGCCACCCGCGACAAAATGCCCTTACGACCCGCCACAAAAGccatgttttccactagtgtgtacatttgaaccgggaccaaaggattGACCCTTTAGTCCCGACTGGTTGGTTCCAGTTGAAAAACCAGGACTGAAGGTTCAAATAGACCGGGACTATTTTCTACTAGCGCCGTTAGCCTTCCTGATTGTTAAGAGttcgctcatgatgcacaaatcaTGATAGGGTAGGCTATATGGCACATTGAATCGATACATGCATGTACCATGGTGCAGCCCCCATGGTGCAGTGCATGATGTGTACTCCACGGATAGGAGCCGGAGGAAATTGCGTGGAAATCTCCAAACGAAGTGCTCCAATTGCATGTCGTGCGGACCTCGACCTCGATCGTCCCGGCTATAAATTCCGCGGCTCATGATCCCAGACTCCCCGTCTTCCATGCTCAAACGTAGAAAGAGCATATGGCGCTCACTCACCTCCTCCTGATCGGCGCGGCGCAGTTACTTGCCTTCTTCACCGGTTCAGGTAATCAGTCCGGGAATAAACTAAAGCTCTAAGGTATTATTACCGGTGCAGGATCTTGTCCTCTATTGTCCAGCAGACTACATAGGGTTCTACTAGTACGTATTTATCTCCTTTGTACCGTTATGAATATTCGTACTGTTGGAGTGGCTGTGTGAATCATAGCTATGCAGAGGCCCAGGTGTAATGTTTAAGatttttaagtaataaaacatcctttgTTGAAAAAGCCCGTGTATATATAGTTAGTAGCTGACAAATTAAGCAATATCTCTGACAGAGGCCGGCGCTGTGGGCGTGTGCTACGGTATGGTGGGTAGCAACCTGATGCAACCGCCGGCTGTGGTGCAGCTGCTGAAGAAGAATGGCATCACAATGGTGCGGCTGTACGACGCCGATGCCGGAGCGCTCAGCGCGTTGGCCAACACCGGCATCAAGGTTGGTGTGTCGGTACCGAACCAAAATCTGGCAGATGCGGCTGGAGGAATGTCGTACGCGCTCCAGTGGGTGCGGAGCAACGTTAAGGCGTACCCGAACACGCTGATCGACACGGTTGCCGTCGGCAACGAGGTGTTCGACCAGGCACCCCAGCTGACCCCTCAGCTCCTCCCGGCAATGAAGAACATCCAGGCCGCGCTGGCCAGCGTGGGGCTGGCGGACGCCGTCAAGGTCACCACGCCCATCGCGTTCGACGCTCTCAAGGAGTCTTCCCCGCCGTCGAAAGGCGAGTTCAAGGACAACATCGCGCAGTCGGTGATGAGCCCCATGATCGACTTCCTGGACCGGACCGGCTCACACCTTTCCTTCAACATCTACCCCTACTTCGCCTACAGGGACCATCCGGAGCTCATCTCCCTCGACTATCTACTGTTCCGCCCCAACAACGGGTTCTATGACCAGGTCACCGGCCTCACCTACTACAACTTGTTCGATGCTATGGTTGATGCCGTTTTCCATGCCGTGGAGAAGCTGAGCAGCTCCAGCGAGCATGCTCGAGGTAGGATGCTTAGAGGTCGTGGCACGAAAATAACTTGTTCAGAATGTGGGTTTCCGACCAAAGGTAAAATAGGGCCGCCTCTCAAGCACCAGGACGCCTACCCAGCTGATTATTTAGGGGGGCAAAAAGAGAGTGCGGCGGCGGCCACCACCGCGAACGCCCAAACCTACAATTCTAACCTCATCAGCAAGGTTCTTAGAGGCACCGGCACACCTTACAAACCCAACGCCGACATCTCCGTCTACATCTTCTCCTTGTTCAACGAGAATCTCAAgaccggcgacgaggaggagcgcaACTTCGGGCTGTTCTACCCCGACGGCACACCCGTCTATAAGGTCGACTTCGGCCACCCTGGTCCGTCTCCTGCTACCCCTACACCTGCGGGGCCTAGCTGGTGCACGGCGAACGCGGGTGTCGGGGACAAGCGGCTCCAGGATGCCCTCGACTACGCGTGCGGCCACGGGGCGGACTGCAGCCCCATCCAGCCCGGCAAACCGTGCTACCAGCCCAACACCAAGGTCGCGCACGCGTCCTACGCATTCAACGACTACTACCAGAGGAAGGGCCGTGCCAGCGGCACATGTGACTTCGCTGGAGCCGCTTCGATTGTCTACCACAAGCCAGGAGGTACGTATTACTGCtagttgtaatcatatattacATCTGTCTATAAAAAGATATTGCAAGTCTATATCATCCTTTTATAAACGTAGGAGTTTCCAGCCATCATATGGAATGGAATACCTTATTTTCCCCAGCAACAACACCTCACGGTGTGCAAGATAAATATATGTATAGGCACCTGCGACGGGAACGCGGCGAGCTGGTGTGTGGCGAACGCGGCCGCAGGAGACAAGCGCCTTCAGGACGCGCTGGACTACGCCTGCGGTCATGGCGCCGACTGCCGTGCCATCCAGACCGGCGGTCGGTGCTTCGATCCCAATACCAAGGTCGCGCACGCGTCCTATGCATTCAACGACTACTACCATCGCAACGGCAGGTCCGATAAATCGTGTGACTTCGCTGGCTGCGGCTCCGTCGTCCACCAGCAACCTAGTGAGTAGACTACACCCTCGATCGCTCCTAATGTCACCCGCGAATTCGCTACTCTTCCGTCTTCTGAATTTGATCTAATGCTCTGTATTTGATCAACTGTTGGCAGGGTTTGGCAACTGCGCCCTGTGATGGATAGACTATATATACCACAACACACGTACGTACGAGACCGCCTTGCAGCTCGGCCAAGGCTAATATAACTAAATAAACCAGCTGCCTCCTTTCCAAAAACCCTAGTTTTGCAATAAAATCCATGTACTTTCAAATCTGGTGCACATCTGTAATCGAATACGATGCATAGTTATACTGGATAGATACGAATTTGTAGAAGATTGAGATTGCGCTTACAATGCTCATACAACAATAAAGGGAAATGTTTAGTAAAAATGTCATCAACTTGATCCTTAGAGGCGATGAAGCGAAACTACAGTTGATTTTCACAAACACGTTTAAAAACAAAGTGAAAGTCAATTTCAATATGCTTTGTTCTTGCGTGAAAGAATGGGTTCAACGACATATATGTTGTAgcaatattatcacaccataacaCTAGAGGATGGACTGTAGCCACACCAAGTTCTTGGAACAAAGACTGTACCCATGCAATCTCTATCGTAGCATTAGCAAGGGCTTTATACTCAGACTCACTACTTGATCTTGACATAGTACACTTCTTACGAGCACTCTAGGCGATTAAATTCACTCCATAAAAGATAGCATATCCTCCGTGAATCGCCGGTCATCAATACTGCCAGCCCAATCTAAATCTGAGAAAGCTGAAAGAAGCGTAGAGGAGGAGGATTGAAGCTGCAGCCCATAGTCAAAACCCAAAAACTAATGCATGACACCAAAGATACTTCACAGAGAAATCAGATCGAAGCTGGCTGACCAATCTGGAAATAACAGCTGCAGTGGAACTGAGAACAATCTTATCATCAACATATACAAGAATGTAGATAGTAACATCTGAGGGGCCGAAGGATGAACAATGATGTGTAAGGTGAGAAACCCAAGGAGCCTACTTCAGCTCATATAGAGATTTCACAAGTTGACGGTAATGatcacactagtaggaaactagCTATAGGTGGGAGGCTATTCCGTGGCAGACATGTtttgcatgcgccacagaaattatttcTATGGCGGACCAAACCAGATGTGCCACTGAAATAGCATGCTTTTGTGGTGCACCAAagtcacatgcgccacagaaatacggtGGGGCCCACTCAATACTGGTTTCACTATTTTTGTGGTGCACAAAAACACGTGCGCCACACAAATAAGATATTTTATGTGGCACACCTTGCTTGGTGTGCCACAGAAATGGACCCTATTATTGGGGGTCGGCCCGTCCGTATATCTCTCGCACGTACACTccgctccccctccccctccctcacCCGTACACTTCGCTCCCCCTCCCACGACGCcgccctcctcttcttctccaccaACGACGGGACGCCAACGACGGACGAGCGGGCCGCTCCATCTCCACGGATGGAGGAGGCTGGAGGGCAGCCTAGGTCGTGGGCATCGAGCAGCAGCCCGAGATCTAGGCGCAGGGACCTCCATGTTGACCTCCACAACGCGCTCAGATCCGCTAGGACCGGCCCCTCCTCCGTCTCCATCACCTACATGGTGGTTGCTCCGTCCACTTCAGCCAGAAGgctgtcttcctcctcccgccccTTCCTCAGTTTGCTTTTGCTGGTTTGTGCTGATGTCCATGCACGCCAGGTGCTTGAAAAAATGTGATGTATATATAATTTCCCTTTATTATAGGCCTATATTCAGGTTGTATATATTGTTTTGGTTGAATTCGAATGCATCATCATGTCCAGCGCACATGGTATATTGATTGTCATTTAAACTTGATTCATTAAAAAAAAAACCTTTAGTACTGTATCTCAACATGGAACTGATTCTTACCCCATTGTCGATCACGATGCTCAGTTAGTGTACTACTGTTGAGCATATATATATATTGGAAACATGACCAGATAGCACACTGTAGCTAAACTGCAAACAAGTGACCACTGCTATAGTTGAAAATGATGGAACACTTTGTTTGGACAATAAGCGCGTCATCGTCAAGTAATGGAACATCTACCTTTATTGGATTGTGTTGCATTCCTTGTTCCATTGGTTAAACAAACTATGGTATTTCGGTTATATTATTTGTTCAAAGGGTCTGAGATACTACTAACCATCGAGCCTTCTTGGCGCCTTTAGTACTGtatgatgattagaatgttgggtcACTACACTTGGAGGTGGGACGAGTGAATTTGGTGTGATGGcataaatatcaatctcttgtgcatcctacttggtttcactgaccccgtctctaaatgttaatatttgtttcgaccaacaatg includes these proteins:
- the LOC124673581 gene encoding glucan endo-1,3-beta-glucosidase 13-like; this encodes MALTHLLLIGAAQLLAFFTGSEAGAVGVCYGMVGSNLMQPPAVVQLLKKNGITMVRLYDADAGALSALANTGIKVGVSVPNQNLADAAGGMSYALQWVRSNVKAYPNTLIDTVAVGNEVFDQAPQLTPQLLPAMKNIQAALASVGLADAVKVTTPIAFDALKESSPPSKGEFKDNIAQSVMSPMIDFLDRTGSHLSFNIYPYFAYRDHPELISLDYLLFRPNNGFYDQVTGLTYYNLFDAMVDAVFHAVEKLSSSSEHARGRMLRGRGTKITCSECGFPTKGKIGPPLKHQDAYPADYLGGQKESAAAATTANAQTYNSNLISKVLRGTGTPYKPNADISVYIFSLFNENLKTGDEEERNFGLFYPDGTPVYKVDFGHPGPSPATPTPAGPSWCTANAGVGDKRLQDALDYACGHGADCSPIQPGKPCYQPNTKVAHASYAFNDYYQRKGRASGTCDFAGAASIVYHKPGGTCDGNAASWCVANAAAGDKRLQDALDYACGHGADCRAIQTGGRCFDPNTKVAHASYAFNDYYHRNGRSDKSCDFAGCGSVVHQQPRFGNCAL